In a genomic window of Muntiacus reevesi chromosome 1, mMunRee1.1, whole genome shotgun sequence:
- the TNFSF14 gene encoding tumor necrosis factor ligand superfamily member 14 — protein sequence MEETVVKPSVFVVDGQTDIPFRRLGCSRKRQPCSAAQLGLGLMLLLVVAGLAVQGWFLLQLHWRLEAVGTPLQDKGAEPWEQMLQEQKPQQRNPAAHLTGANFSLMGSSDPLLWETKLGPTFLRGLCYRDGALVVTQAGYYYIYSKVQLGGKGCSQESSGCLPITHGLYMRTASYPKELELLVSRQSPWGQVGGSQVWWDSSFLGGVVHLDVGEEVVVRMPGEHVVQLLDGTRSYFGAFMV from the exons ATGGAAGAGACAGTCGTGAAGCCCTCGGTGTTCGTggtggatggacagacagacatcCCGTTCAGGAGGCTGGGGTGCAGCCGCAAGAGACAGCCCTGCAGTGCTGCCCAGCTGGGACTGGGCCTCATGCTGCTGTTGGTGGTGGCTGGACTGGCTGTCCAGGGCTGGTTCCTGCTGCAGCTGCACTGGCGCCTAGAGGCGGTTGGCACCCCCCTGCAG GACAAAGGTGCAGAACCCTGGGAGCAGATGCTGCAAG AGCAGAAGCCCCAGCAACGCAATCCAGCAGCACACCTCACAG GGGCCAACTTCAGCCTGATGGGCAGCAGTGACCCGCTGCTGTGGGAGACGAAACTGGGCCCGACCTTCCTGAGGGGCCTCTGCTACCGGGATGGGGCCCTGGTGGTTACCCAGGCCGGCTACTACTACATCTACTCCAAGGTGCAGCTGGGTGGTAAGGGCTGCTCCCAGGAATCGTCCGGCTGCCTGCCCATCACCCATGGGCTCTACATGCGCACCGCCAGCTACCCCAAGGAGCTGGAGCTGCTGGTCAGCCGGCAGTCACCGTGGGGGCAAGTAGGCGGCTCCCAGGTGTGGTGGGACAGCAGCTTCCTGGGCGGAGTGGTCCACCTGGACGTGGGGGAAGAGGTGGTGGTACGCATGCCGGGCGAGCACGTGGTCCAGCTCCTCGACGGCACACGCTCCTACTTCGGGGCCTTCATGGTGTGA